In Gadus morhua chromosome 2, gadMor3.0, whole genome shotgun sequence, a single window of DNA contains:
- the wnt9b gene encoding protein Wnt-9b, with amino-acid sequence MCSRLPRTACILRLIALCIIFSHTAAYFGLTGREPLVFLPGPFSNEPSGSGKAHLKQCEQMTLTRRQKRLCRREPGLAETLRESVRLSLMECRYQFRNERWNCSMDGRGSLLKRGFKETAFLLAVSSAALSHALAKACSSGRMERCTCDDSPGLQHREAWQWGVCGDNLKYSTKFLKKFLGQKRVSKDLRAQIDAHNINIGIRAVKSGLKTTCKCHGVSGSCAVRTCWKQLSPFHDTGRLLKFRYDTAVRVLSVTNAATGESELAGSRRGSGSSGGGGSSGGAGVSGGGGGGGGGGNSGNGGGGPSNPRPTDLVFLEESPSFCRASRYSPGTGGRGCAKDTSCHNLCCGRGYNTAMRLTSLSCNCQVRWCCHVECQTCVREEEVYTCRKA; translated from the exons ATGTGCTCGAGGCTCCCCAGGACCGCCTGCATCTTACGCCTTATTGCGCTCTGCATCATATTCTCGCACACCGCAGCTTATTTCGG CCTGACAGGTCGAGAACCTTTGGTCTTTTTACCTGGCCCGTTCTCCAACGAGCCTTCCGGTTCGGGTAAAGCGCACCTGAAGCAATGCGAGCAGATGACGCTGACCCGGCGGCAGAAGAGACTGTGCAGAAGAGAGCCGGGCTTGGCGGAGACCCTGCGGGAGTCGGTGCGCCTCAGCCTCATGGAGTGTCGCTACCAGTTCCGGAACGAGCGCTGGAACTGCAGCATGGACGGGCGGGGAAGTCTTCTGAAAAGAG GTTTTAAGGAGACCGCGTTTCTGCTGGCCGTTTCCTCGGCTGCGTTGTCGCACGCGCTGGCCAAAGCCTGCAGCTCGGGCCGGATGGAGCGGTGCACTTGCGACGACTCCCCCGGTCTGCAGCACCGGGAAGCATGGCAGTGGGGGGTCTGCGGGGACAACCTGAAATACAGCACCAAGTTCCTCAAGAAGTTCCTGGGGCAGAAGAGGGTCAGCAAGGACCTCAGGGCACAGATTGACGCCCACAACATCAACATCGGAATCCGG GCGGTGAAGAGCGGCCTGAAGACCACCTGCAAGTGCCACGGCGTGTCGGGGTCCTGTGCCGTGCGCACCTGCTGGAAGCAGCTGTCGCCCTTCCACGACACCGGCCGCCTGCTCAAGTTCCGCTACGACACCGCCGTGCGCGTGCTCAGCGTCACCAACGCCGCCACCGGCGAGAGCGAGCTGGCCGGGTCACGGCGGGGCAGCGGAAGTAGCGGCGGCGGTGGTAGTAGCGGAGGAGCTGGTgttagcggcggcggcggcggcggcggcggtggcgggaaCAGCGGCAACGGCGGTGGCGGCCCAAGCAACCCCCGGCCCACGGATCTGGTGTTCCTGGAGGAATCGCCCAGCTTCTGCAGGGCGTCGCGCTACTCTCCGGGCACGGGGGGCCGCGGTTGCGCGAAGGACACCAGCTGCCACAACCTGTGCTGCGGCCGGGGGTACAACACGGCCATGCGGCTCACCTCGCTGTCCTGCAACTGCCAGGTGCGCTGGTGCTGCCACGTGGAGTGCCAGACGTGCgtgcgggaggaggaggtgtacacCTGCAGGAAGGCCTGA